Part of the Lolium rigidum isolate FL_2022 chromosome 6, APGP_CSIRO_Lrig_0.1, whole genome shotgun sequence genome, GCCACGATAGTGATGGTTGTAGTTTCTTTTTGGTATGGACCTATGTATGCTACTCTTGCTTGTAAAACTTCTACTTCTTAATAataattaatagattggggcaaagcttttgtccctgtttcaaaaaaaaaaaaaaacataacccCAGTTAATCTCTGTGCTGCTGATGAAGCGAGCTCATCAAGCAGACAACTTAATTACTGCGTTAGCAGCCTAGCTTACTACATGTGAACTTCTTATTACTGAAGAACGCATTTCAGTAAGGAAGTTCAGAATATGATCGGGGGATCCGGAAACCACGCTTTATACAGATTATATTCCACGGAGATCGACCTTGCGCCTCCCCGGTGGCTCGACCGGTCCATGCAGCGCAGCATCGGCCGGCTCGACTGGGCCAAGATGCCCGGTTTCTTGGTCCACGGCGAGCACCAGACGGACCCGAACGGCTCCACGTGAGCTTCTCCGGTAAAAGATGGAACATGTGGAGCCTAAATCTTCGCGTGGCATTGGCAAAATTTCTCGCAATTCCATGGCCCCCGTGGCCAACCGAGGAACATAAGCAGTCACAGGACCATGGCATGGATGAAGGTATCGCAACCTGATCATGGCAAAAGGTCAAATTCCTTCTCCAGCGATATCGGAGACGTCGGGGTTGGGGAGATCCATGCTTTCTTTTTGGGCAAGGGGAGAACCTAGATATTGGAACAGACTCTCCAATGCGCGGCTACATATTGGATGGCCGGGATTGTGCCAAGCTGCAAGGTTTGTCATGTGATATGTATGTAAAGAACCTTACGCAGCAGAATAGAGTTATATTGGTAGTGCACATAGAACCTTGGCCTCTGAAATAAAGAAGTTAATAGCATAATACTACCATGATCTAGACGAGTACCACTTTACGTTTTGGTATTTTTGCGAACTGATAGCGTTTCTGACAGCAGTGCTCACCTGTCGGATTGATGTGGACACTGACGGACAGCGAGTTCTGATGGCCGTTCCCTGTGGAACCCATTGTCAGAGCCTATTTGCTGACATGGACTGTACCCTACTTGTCAGCTCACATAAAGAAATCTAAATAATATTTCTTCCATCTACAAATAGACGTATGAGATTTATCTGaatctagatgtatctagacgatatttagtgtcaagatacaTATATATGTAGATAAATctcagacatctatttatagacgaaAGAAGTACAAAAAATTCAGACTCCTCTTGGTTTTCCTCCTATACCCCTCTTATTCTCTCTCTACCACGGGTGGGACTGGGACATGCCCATGCCGTGGCTCTGCTAATAAAGTCCTCTCCTCCACATGATACCGTGAACACCATGTGTTAATCCAATGGGTAGCCTGAAGAATTACCCACAAGAAGTTATAAAGTTTGTTTTctattaaagataatatcatttctacaATTCCAGATGGCCTAGTGTAAGACACTTGCTCAGTTGCTCTAGCATACGGCCGGTTCATTGTCTTAAGTTCGTTTTGTAGAggcctgctccggtgctccccttgTTTTGCAAAACCGAATACTAGATACGTGCaaaaacgaggtacaacacaacgTGAGCCATACGGGCCTGTACAGGGCTACACAAACGGTGGATTTACACTGAAATTATAATCGTGCACCCACTTACAAACAGGTACGGAAACATCTCCACCGTTGTTGTGTTTGACACGCTCAGAATTTTTTCAAGGGAGGAGCATCAGAGCAGAAGTGTGTTCTGTATTCCAGAAAGCTACATCATAAATATATTTTTGATAAGTTTATCTGCGTGATCGAAATGACTAAGGAACAAACCTAACCGGCGTTTAAGGGATAATAATTCAACACAATTCCTTCCAACCTTATTTCGAAGCAgcacttagactagtcatagtggggattaacatagagtagtaacatggtgcatgttactaccctatgttactaccttcatagtgggtagttacaTATTTATGGTATCATGCATattatatttattagattgtagactcatcttttTTTGAgaaatgtgatgttatggtaacatagctagttaccactccactctctttttcatttattgtcatgccatgtcaccaaaatgctttgggaTATTACTACATATGTTACtctcactatgagcagtcttaacgGACCAACGGTTTTAAGGGGCACGCCTGTAAATTAACCAGTCGACCGGCGTTTAGTTTCCCTTCACCTGTGTGGATGCAGTGCCATGCATTTGAGATGCTGACATCCATCGATCCTGCGCCTTTGTTCGCGCGCTGGGGGTGCGGgatcaaccaatctatgcatatgtGTCAGCCCAAGCGTATCGCAGCACTGGAATCTATACATTCCAAAGGGAACACCTTTGCCCAGAAAAGTTCAGAATCTCCTTAGCCTGACTGATCTTTCAATCTCCAAGCCAATGGCAAGCCCGTTACCATAGTAGCGCTGGCGGCGCCCCAAAGGGTCTATAAATATCGGACACCGTAGCAGCACAGCGGTCATCAAAACCATCGGAGCTTCTGAAGATCAGAAAACTTCAGCGCGCTAGCTAGCTGGTTAGTTTGCGAGAAAGATATACTAATTCCTATCCAGGTCAAGATGTCTTCTGTGTCAAGGAGCTCATCCCGCAGCGGCGCCAACGCGGAGTGGAGCACCAGGGAGAACAAGCTGTTCGAGGAGGCCCTGGCCTACTACGGCGAGGGCACGCCTGACCGTTGGCTCAAGGTGTCCCGCGCCATGGGCGGGACCAAGACGGCCGATGAGGTGCGCCGCCATTACGAGATCCTCGACAACGACGTGAAGCTCATCGAGTCCGGCAGGATCCCGTACCCCAACTACAACGCACAGGGGGCTTGGAACTGATTGATCAAGGTAACCAGAACTCCACCTGATTCCTGTTTCGTGTTCATAAGTACATACAAGCGCCAGAAAACAAAGTAATCGTGATTTCAGTCATTTGTTTTAAACTATTAGTAAGTGAACCATGCCCTAGCTAGGTTGATGTTATCAATTGGCAAAATAAACAGCATCAGAATGCCGTTTTCACGAGCTCCAGATATACTGTAATTAGTCTAGTGTGCGTGCACTATTACACGAGCAAAACAGACGGTGTCATGCACGCACAATCTGCTTGCCATGAATGCATGCGGCAATCTGTCATCCGTCGGTTTGCAAGACGACACAGGGTCTGGCTGTCTGTCCTCTAGTGTAGGCGTGTAGCTTCACTTGGGGACTTATAACTGACATGCACTTTAGCTCACCCTTTCATGTCTTTATGCATAAGAGGCCGGAAcaaagtactctctccgacccatattatttgatgctaaaatggatgtatctacaactaaaatgtgtctagatacatctatattaatatcaagtaatatgaatcggagggagtacttgttcTCTTCCGTAGATGTCTTTTGCATAAAGGCTGTGAATTGAAGTCTGTCTTGCGCTCTTCGGGGACAAAACCATGGTTTTTACTCCTTGAAGAGGAAGCTCTGCATTCCAATTACAGAGCCCGTTTTGCGAAGGGAACCCATTTTGCCAAATCTGCCCAGTTCTAAATTTGAGAGCTTGAGATAAGTTAACTTACAGAGTttataattttctttatttatttatttcaggATCGAAGCATCTGAAGGGACTGCAAACATAAAAATCTGTTGATAATCTTGCGTCCTTAGCTGGGAATATGTTATTGAAGCAAGCATACTAATATTATGTTATTGTACTAAGAAGATTGTGGCTTCTTGGTTAggaataaaatgaagaaactatGGGTGCGTGTGCATATTTAGGTTTGTAAGAAAATCAATTAAGTGCCTAGTTCTTGCACAAGCCAGCCTATATTTTCCATTCCATGTAGTTTTTAATCCTTATTATGGAGTAAACATCAATGATGTAAATCCCCTGTACTTGTGTGTAGTGTACTAGTGTTTATCAAATCGTGGTTGGTAGAATATTCCTGTTGTTGGTTCAACGCACATATGCTTATATTTGCACTTTATCGTACCTTCCGACCAAGATGTAGGCACGTAGCTAGATGTGACTATGTGgcatctgatttttttttagaagGGACCATAGTCCCAGCATCTTCATTGATTGAAGCATGTAAATAATAAAATCATAGGTCACATTAGgttgatacatgaatcaaccatctaaaaattAAGACTTCCATTGCCAAATCTTTCTTTATGGAAATTATCATGATGATTGCATGGGCTATCTGGACCACTAGAAATGACTTCATTTTCAAGGCTGTCAATCCAAGCATTTACAGATGTCGCAAGAAATTCAAAGATGAAATGGCCCTTCTCTTATATAAGGTGAAAAGGAAACATTACATGGGTTTATCCTCTTGGGTCCAGCAGTTCAgatagttttttttccttttcacttctttcttttcctttgaaGGAATTTGGGCCGTCTATTTTTTAAGTTGCTATTCTCAAGCAACTTCTGTAATAAATTTGTACTCCTTTGTTTcataaattaaaaataaaaatatacagtAGGGAAACCCACTGTTTAGCCTAAAAAAAACCATCTAAAAATTAAAGTAGCATGAAGTGGTTCTACATCAAGAGCTATCCTGAAATTAGAACACCCGTTTGCTCGGGTTGTATATATGTCGTGCAACCATTTCCAGTTGGTTGCGCCCAATATTCATAGCCGCTTCTGTATTGGTTCCAAATATGACAAATTATGTGATCTATAGCTAGTGTGATAACCTGCAGAGAAAATGATGCTTTTACATTGTTAAAGGTAAGATTGTAGCACACATTCTAGATAACCCAAGGTAAAGCACAAATTCCAACTCGGATTTGGACTTCATCTTTATTGCTTAAACCTTTTAACCAATTGCAAAATATATTGTGATATTGTTTGGGGTTGATATATTAAAGGTCATGTATACTATACGCCAGAGAATCTTTGCCAAAGGGCATGTAATAGAAAAAATGTTGAACTGATTCATCTTGATCACATAAACTATATTTATCTTTTTGCCAAATTATCTCTTGTAAGCATCGCCTTTTGATATAGGCATCACATAAAAATCTAACCGATTAGTTCTACATTCATTTCAGACATATTTACAGAGGAATCGCCATTTATGAAATCTAAATACATCTATTTGACCTTAAAAGAACCTGAAAGTTGTGAATTTACATACAAAAAAATTAGGTTCCCCAAAATCTCTACATCCTCAGACGATGAACCAAATGAATTCATCTTATCCATTCAATCCCGGTTAAGGCTCTTCTCCAAGCTATATAGAGGATTCTTGGACACAACATTTTGTACTGGAACTTATTTTCTTTGAAAAATGTAGTATCAAGATGGACATTAGTGCGATAGTGGGGTATCTCTCAGCCACGTATCCTCCCGAAAACATGTGCTCTCTCCATTATTCCCAACTTGGAAAGAACCTCTACCGAAGAAGTCTTCTTTATGTACCTTCATGAGCTCCTTCTAGTATGGGAAGTCGGTTGGGTGTGGTTTCACTCGAGACAAAGTATTTTAATGCAAGTACATATCACGTAATACCACATGCCATCTACCTTCTCCACTTAGAAGATAATTCCACCAAGGCAATGCCCCCGTGGTGATAATCAACACAAGCACCGGCGACATGACGATTAGTCTATAACCGGCCCAAGTGGGGACAGATGTCGGCGTGATGTTGTACAACAGCCACCGCCCCTGCCTCGCCGCAATAACAATAGGGACATGCCGCCTCCAGGTGAGCAGCGTAATCCACGCCAGGATGTCCTCCACGAAACGTTGACTCTGGAAGTTGCCGCAATGATTTACCCACACCTCATCAACCCGCCTTCGTCGGGAGGTGGTGGCAATATGCATCATCCCCATGGATGATATGGTCCTACTGCCCCATTCCTACCACCATCATGCAatggaggaggtggttgaggtggCGGAAGCCACTGCTCGGGTCGTTCCCATAATAACGGAAGCTCTAGGTAAGCACAACACTATGATGATAAAGCAGGTTGGGGAGACGGATACGAGGGTTAGACTGCGCATCGCGCAAATGTGCCAAACCTGAGGGAAAAGCTTGATCGTATTCATCAAAAAGGTGAGGATGAAGCTTGCATGGGACCTAGTTTCCATGGCTTAGACGTCCACACTCAGCCATAGCCGATAAAGTTGTCTTCCCAAGCATATTCAGACATACGATGGTATAACAAAACCTCAGacatggctgcaagattatgttaATGTTGTCGAAATTGCCAATGGCAATAGCTTAGTGATGATAACAACTCTCTGTGTGCCAACTCGTtgtgactccaagtgcagagtgttgtaccaAGCCTCTTTTCCACCACAAGTGTGATTCGAggatttatatcgaactctcaggAAATTGGCTTAGAAGTTGAATTATTCCTATAAAGTTCttaccttgtgtccccaactacaCCTTGTGGTTTTCAAGTACAAGGTTCGCTATTAGTAATAGGAAATGCATgtgtaaaataaagtaaagtaaagtaaagtaaagtaaacagcctaagcaaaataaataaaaccaaatAAAAGGCTAATGGTATTTAGATTTTGTGTGTGCGTGTGGAGAAAGTATTTTTGGTATATTCGGTTAAATAATAGTGGTAAATGTAAAGTGAGGTAAtagtgttggaaaggtgtttctgaTGATTTAAAATGGATCGGAGTTCATGGGTCCACTTGCCTACTGTCTTTTTAAGTTGTAATGAACACTAAAAATTTATCAATAATATATtactagaaggataccccgcgcgttgcagcgggaatttctccgctaactctattttgtaaaaaaCAAAAGGATATAAGTTGATTGGAATATGATGTTATTTGTAGGAACATGCATGATTCAATTGTCGTAAATAGTCAATAGGCTAACTTAAAAAAAACTGACTTGAAATGGTTATGTAGTTGGCGACTAAAAGTTGATGATGTGGATAATTGGATGGCttaaaaatagatgatgtggcttggatgtagagtattaatgaatgttagtgggggatgacatggacaattggatggctaataaaatagatgatgtggatagcttgcatgttaagatagacaacttaaataatcctctagtggggttttgctttataagagatatagattGGTGGAACTTCAACGAAGGATCAGTTGTGTTCATGTTGAGGATGTTTTCCAAAGACAGCTCCGCATTGGATTTCTTATGAATGGTGTTGGAGGGTTTGAGCACAACGCTGGTGCCTTCTACTGTGGGGGTGCCTAGGCCCAAAGCCGGCGATGATTTTAGGTTTAGCTTCACTTGACCAAGGACGAAGGCTAGACCAAGTTTTGAGGTCTTCTTCACCCTTTGTAGTAACAAAAATATAAGTGTGGAATGCAGAAGAATGGAAATCCTAGACGGAAATTTAAAGGATAAAAACTAGAATACTTATTTGATGACTAGCGCCATGGTGGAATCATCCACATCGTGAGGTATGATAATGAGGGTTTTTTATCTTCTCTACCTCAAGGGACATAGTGGTTCTAGCGCCTGACCTTAGCTTCTTGGTTGCGTCATCATCAAAGCCAGCAACCTTGCATTTCTTGGACGGCTGGGGTTTAGCTTCATCATCGGAAGTAGACATGTTGTCCTTTCTGTGCAACcgagtttttttcgataaaggatgctttattacttcaagaagcaattacatccagcctctgcataaccaggatgcacacagccgtttgttgtctcaagtgAAAAAGGTTACATAAagaaactaggcgagatacatatcggaacgatgaatcatatgacgccTAAGGTTTAGGTGGAGctactatccgtagactatgcttccacccatgtagggaaaaagtatccctctccgtatcctccaaccgtgtaaagacctccgtaaataagtctcggttctccacacgctgaagaggtaaccacgaacggagaatacctataactgcaagcgcccccaccctaagaagcaatttAAACCTTGagtcgataccatgaagccaattgccaaagacattggcgacactagtcggaggatacaaggtagacgctacttggatgactgaccatgtagatctcgcaaactggcactggaaaaataaatgtttgatggtttcatcgtgatgacaaaaaacacaccgtgtacttccgtgccaattccggttaacaagattgtctttggtgagaataaccccacgacgtagataccatccaaaaaatttgatttttaatggtatcttcatcttccaaatcttcttattattattatcaactgctaAATTAGAAAGCAGGATCGCATTGTATAAGGATTTTAcagaaaaagtaccatctacatgaagattccatctaaattcatcagGTTCTGGCGATAAGTGAATATCTCCGAGCCGCTGAATTAGATTATTCCATGCCACTAgtatttgtccaagtaaaaccagtctgaacgtcacattcggaggtgaagtAGCCATTACagttgcaatggtatcaccttggcgacgagcaattctatacaaagcgggatactgttcacttaagggtgcattgtcgagccaagcatcttcccagaaccgtatttgTGCTCCGTTCCTAATCGAGAAAGTCCCATgtcgaaaaaagacattttttgtcgccataagaccagcccagaagtgtgaatccccaggttttcaaaccacttgggataatgtcttcgagccaatatactttctccgaaaaATAGTTTgtcaaatcccatcctcggtaagtagcttaaaaagccatttacccagtagagatgaattcttgacctccaggtcatgaactccaagccctccttgatctttgggactacaaactatactccatttaaccagtcgatatttctttttctcgttgtccccttgccaaaagaatctggatcgataataatcgagtttatgcagaattcctttcg contains:
- the LOC124668276 gene encoding protein RADIALIS-like 3 → MSSVSRSSSRSGANAEWSTRENKLFEEALAYYGEGTPDRWLKVSRAMGGTKTADEVRRHYEILDNDVKLIESGRIPYPNYNAQGAWN